The Sinobacterium norvegicum genome includes a region encoding these proteins:
- a CDS encoding YqaE/Pmp3 family membrane protein, whose amino-acid sequence MDNKIVLIILSIVLAPLAVFLQKGVGKDLLINVVLCFFFYLPAVLHSLWLVTQK is encoded by the coding sequence ATGGATAATAAAATTGTTCTGATTATACTTTCGATCGTGCTAGCACCGCTGGCTGTGTTTCTGCAGAAAGGTGTCGGCAAGGACTTGCTGATTAATGTCGTTCTGTGTTTTTTCTTTTATCTACCCGCTGTTCTACATTCGTTGTGGTTGGTCACGCAGAAATAG
- a CDS encoding TetR/AcrR family transcriptional regulator, producing the protein MQTRPHNRKQQIVELGIDLLQTHGFENFSYQDLSRQLGITKASIHHHFPKKSDLGVALCEAIQQWHEHQYRQVRSMQGGALDKLRHYLARLQQYVADEGKICPLSSLQSDITVLPDEMVTAIKRLDHHETAFIAEILQQGRDNGDFGFQGSVMSQAMIVVLSCKGALQYARIHGDNIFTDTVKQLETMLQR; encoded by the coding sequence ATGCAAACCAGACCTCACAACCGCAAACAGCAGATAGTTGAACTCGGCATCGATCTTCTACAGACCCATGGCTTCGAGAATTTCAGCTATCAAGACCTGTCCCGCCAACTGGGTATTACCAAGGCGAGTATTCATCACCACTTCCCCAAGAAATCTGATTTGGGCGTGGCGCTGTGTGAGGCGATTCAACAGTGGCATGAGCACCAATATCGACAGGTACGCAGTATGCAGGGTGGTGCGCTGGATAAGCTGCGTCATTATCTTGCTCGGTTGCAGCAATATGTCGCCGACGAGGGAAAAATCTGCCCATTGAGTAGTTTGCAAAGTGATATCACGGTATTGCCCGACGAGATGGTAACGGCGATCAAACGCCTCGATCACCATGAGACGGCTTTTATCGCCGAGATCTTACAGCAGGGTCGGGACAATGGTGATTTTGGCTTCCAAGGGTCGGTGATGAGTCAGGCGATGATTGTGGTGTTGTCGTGTAAGGGGGCGCTGCAATACGCCCGTATTCACGGTGATAATATTTTTACCGATACCGTAAAGCAGTTAGAGACCATGCTGCAGCGGTAA
- a CDS encoding aminotransferase class V-fold PLP-dependent enzyme produces MNHDLISTIRQAVIGDKHPITTSFGRKPLVYADYTASGRALSFIEDYIRQQVMPYYANTHTETSYTGAQSTRLREQAREIIRAAVNGNDDDKVIFCGPGATAAINKLIDILNIRLPADLSQRYQLMDNIAADDRPVVFIGPYEHHSNELPWRESIADVVAIPLDNNGQIDTATLQQKLVEYADRKVKIGSFSAASNVTGIKSDVDAIATLLHRHQAISLWDYAAAAPYVGIDMNPDKHSYKDAVFISPHKFIGGPGTPGVLVVKKQLLNNSVPALPGGGTVTYVTPEDHRYSDNFERREEGGTPAIIESIRAGLAFKLQQDVGTDTIEALETDFIQRAFKQWQQHDNIDILGGTTAERLSIVSLQIKHRDEDLHYGFVVALLNDLFGIQARGGCSCAGPYGHSLLNMPMSVSKALEAELVNGHMVLRPGWVRLNFNYFIDEATFQYLVQAVELIAQHGWRLLPYYNFDQASGTWLYQNKTMTMASCLQQLDFSQRHTDDELSNETFCLQQCLDTAKQLLTTPQPGAQQYRLELPASAEALRWFALPQQVAAAFNSNELAS; encoded by the coding sequence ATGAACCACGACCTTATCAGCACCATTCGCCAAGCCGTGATCGGCGACAAGCACCCCATTACCACCAGCTTTGGCCGCAAGCCTTTGGTCTATGCCGATTACACCGCCTCTGGTCGTGCCCTCAGTTTTATTGAGGACTACATTCGTCAGCAGGTCATGCCCTATTACGCCAATACTCACACCGAGACCTCTTATACCGGTGCCCAGTCAACAAGACTGCGCGAGCAGGCGCGGGAGATTATTCGCGCGGCGGTTAACGGCAACGACGATGACAAGGTCATTTTCTGTGGCCCCGGTGCCACCGCAGCGATTAACAAGCTGATCGACATTCTTAATATTCGCCTGCCGGCCGACCTCAGCCAGCGCTATCAGCTAATGGACAACATTGCCGCCGATGACCGCCCTGTCGTCTTTATCGGCCCCTACGAGCACCATAGCAATGAGTTACCCTGGCGCGAGTCGATTGCCGATGTGGTGGCCATCCCTCTCGATAACAACGGTCAAATCGACACCGCTACACTGCAGCAAAAGTTGGTTGAATATGCCGATCGCAAGGTGAAAATCGGCAGTTTCTCCGCCGCCTCCAATGTCACCGGCATCAAATCCGATGTCGACGCCATCGCCACCCTGCTGCATCGACATCAGGCCATATCCCTGTGGGATTATGCCGCCGCCGCCCCCTATGTCGGTATCGACATGAACCCAGATAAACACAGCTACAAGGATGCTGTGTTTATCTCGCCGCACAAATTCATCGGCGGCCCCGGCACGCCCGGCGTGCTGGTGGTCAAAAAACAACTGCTTAACAACAGTGTGCCGGCCCTACCCGGTGGCGGCACCGTGACTTATGTCACTCCGGAAGATCATCGCTACAGCGATAATTTCGAGCGCCGCGAAGAAGGCGGCACACCGGCCATCATCGAATCCATCCGCGCCGGCCTGGCCTTTAAGTTGCAACAGGATGTCGGCACCGACACCATCGAGGCGCTCGAAACTGATTTTATCCAGCGCGCCTTCAAGCAATGGCAGCAGCACGACAACATTGACATTCTCGGTGGCACTACCGCGGAACGACTATCGATTGTATCGCTGCAGATCAAGCACCGCGATGAAGACCTGCACTACGGCTTTGTCGTTGCCCTGCTCAACGACCTGTTCGGCATCCAAGCCCGTGGCGGCTGCTCCTGCGCCGGCCCCTATGGCCACAGCCTGCTCAATATGCCGATGTCCGTCAGCAAGGCGCTGGAGGCAGAACTGGTCAACGGCCATATGGTGTTGCGCCCAGGCTGGGTAAGACTCAATTTTAACTATTTTATCGACGAGGCAACTTTTCAGTATTTAGTGCAGGCCGTCGAGCTGATTGCCCAACACGGCTGGCGCTTACTGCCGTACTATAATTTTGATCAGGCCAGTGGTACTTGGCTCTATCAAAACAAGACCATGACAATGGCCAGCTGTCTGCAGCAACTCGATTTCAGCCAGCGGCACACCGATGACGAGTTGAGCAATGAGACCTTCTGTTTGCAGCAATGTCTCGATACCGCCAAACAGCTGCTGACCACGCCACAGCCAGGGGCACAGCAATACCGCCTTGAGCTGCCGGCCAGTGCAGAAGCCTTGCGCTGGTTTGCCCTGCCACAGCAGGTGGCAGCAGCATTTAACAGCAACGAACTGGCCAGCTAA
- a CDS encoding NADH:flavin oxidoreductase produces the protein MSQQNSLFAPVQLSKLSLPNRVVMAPMTRSFSPGNVPNDLVVEYYRRRAAGGVGLIITEGTCVGHKAASGYPNVPFIAGEEALAGWKRVVDAVHAEGGKIAPQLWHVGGIRAPGIEPGGDTPGYSPSGMAMPNMVTGHAMTKQDIDEVIAAYALAAKQAKEIGFDAVEIHAAHGYLIDQFFWAETNHRTDEYGGDLAARSRFALEIVRAVRAEVGEDFPIMMRWSQWKQQQYEARLVETPEQLADFLTPFVDAGVDIFHCSTRRFWDAEFAGSNLNLAGWVKKLTGKETITVGSVGSSNDFLPIDGSHDFQAAEPASLDKLIERLDNQEFDLVAVGRALIANPDWANKTRDGLTESLESYSKERLQTLV, from the coding sequence ATGAGTCAGCAAAACAGTTTATTTGCCCCCGTGCAGTTGAGTAAGCTCTCTCTGCCCAATCGCGTTGTCATGGCGCCGATGACCCGTTCTTTTTCACCGGGTAATGTGCCGAATGATTTGGTGGTGGAATACTATCGTCGCCGCGCCGCCGGTGGTGTCGGTCTGATTATTACCGAGGGCACCTGTGTTGGCCATAAGGCGGCATCGGGCTACCCCAATGTCCCATTTATTGCCGGCGAAGAAGCCCTGGCCGGCTGGAAAAGAGTGGTCGATGCGGTGCACGCCGAGGGCGGAAAAATTGCACCACAGCTATGGCATGTTGGCGGTATTCGCGCCCCCGGTATTGAACCTGGCGGTGATACCCCAGGCTATAGCCCGTCGGGTATGGCGATGCCTAATATGGTGACGGGGCACGCGATGACCAAGCAGGATATTGACGAGGTGATTGCCGCCTACGCTTTGGCCGCCAAACAGGCCAAGGAGATTGGCTTTGATGCCGTCGAAATTCACGCCGCCCATGGCTATCTGATCGACCAATTTTTCTGGGCCGAAACCAACCATCGTACCGATGAGTACGGCGGTGATTTGGCCGCACGTTCACGTTTTGCGTTAGAAATTGTCCGAGCAGTACGCGCCGAAGTTGGTGAGGACTTCCCGATTATGATGCGCTGGTCGCAGTGGAAGCAGCAGCAGTATGAGGCGCGTTTGGTTGAAACGCCGGAGCAATTGGCCGACTTCTTAACGCCCTTTGTCGACGCTGGCGTCGATATTTTCCACTGCTCCACCCGTCGTTTCTGGGATGCGGAATTTGCAGGCAGCAATCTTAACCTGGCCGGCTGGGTCAAAAAGCTAACCGGCAAGGAAACCATTACGGTGGGCAGTGTCGGCTCGAGCAATGACTTCCTGCCTATCGATGGCAGCCATGACTTCCAAGCAGCGGAGCCGGCCAGTTTGGATAAGCTGATTGAGCGCCTGGATAATCAAGAGTTTGACCTGGTCGCCGTCGGCCGCGCCTTGATTGCCAACCCGGATTGGGCCAATAAAACCCGTGATGGTTTGACCGAGTCGTTAGAGTCTTACAGCAAAGAGCGCTTGCAGACCTTGGTGTAA
- a CDS encoding MAPEG family protein produces MPLLQDYHTALFGFFVIVLTLIVQTMVAAFSKASMPGAVPGKIDASLSHESFVFRANRTVANSLENVPAILGSFILAVLSGADAQWTAIFVWLYALARLLHMVLYYVIATEKNPSPRSYFYLLGVIATLGLLITGLLALL; encoded by the coding sequence ATGCCACTGTTACAGGATTATCATACGGCGTTATTCGGTTTTTTCGTTATTGTTCTGACTCTGATAGTGCAGACCATGGTGGCTGCCTTTAGCAAGGCGTCGATGCCGGGCGCGGTGCCGGGTAAGATCGATGCCAGCCTCAGCCATGAATCGTTTGTTTTCCGCGCCAACCGCACCGTGGCCAACTCACTGGAAAACGTGCCGGCGATATTAGGCAGTTTTATATTGGCGGTTTTAAGCGGCGCCGATGCACAGTGGACGGCAATTTTTGTTTGGCTTTATGCGCTGGCCAGGTTGCTGCACATGGTGCTGTACTATGTTATTGCCACCGAGAAAAACCCCAGCCCGCGCTCTTATTTTTACCTGCTGGGCGTGATTGCCACCTTGGGCTTATTGATCACCGGCTTGCTTGCCCTGCTATAG
- a CDS encoding Lrp/AsnC family transcriptional regulator, whose product MDKHDWGILTLLQKDATLAVAELAERVGISKSACWRRVQKLEADGVIRERVALLNQDKVNLALTVYISVRTRHHNDDWPKTFRQVIESIEGVLEVYRMSGDLDYLIKAVVVDMPGYDRLYQQLIKADLQDVSSSFVMETMKQTTRLPLPR is encoded by the coding sequence ATGGATAAGCACGACTGGGGCATACTGACGCTGCTACAAAAAGACGCGACGCTGGCGGTGGCTGAATTGGCGGAACGGGTGGGGATTTCGAAGTCGGCCTGTTGGCGACGGGTGCAAAAACTCGAGGCCGATGGGGTGATTCGCGAGCGGGTGGCACTGTTGAATCAGGACAAGGTCAATCTGGCATTGACGGTTTATATCTCCGTGCGCACACGCCATCACAATGACGACTGGCCGAAAACGTTCAGGCAGGTTATTGAAAGCATAGAGGGTGTGTTGGAAGTCTACCGCATGAGTGGCGACTTGGATTATCTGATCAAGGCGGTGGTCGTCGATATGCCGGGATACGATCGGCTCTATCAGCAATTGATCAAGGCCGACTTACAAGATGTTAGCTCCAGCTTTGTGATGGAGACGATGAAACAGACCACAAGGCTGCCGTTGCCGCGGTGA
- a CDS encoding MBL fold metallo-hydrolase, with product MIFRQLFDRESSTYSYLLADKNSAKALLIDPVKEHLEYYLQLLDELGLMLQYAIDTHVHADHVTALGALRDRTGCQTIVGTHSTMHCADRHIDDGEFINCGNLALTAIYTPGHTNDSYCFYLDEHDGYLFTGDTLLIRGTGRTDFQHGSSKDLYHSLFSKLLPLGDEVTVYPGHDYKGWTKTTIGEERKHNPRLQVRDWQGLAAILDNLKLADPKLMDIAIPANQSCGQPLGH from the coding sequence ATGATTTTCAGACAATTATTTGACCGAGAAAGCTCCACCTACAGCTACTTACTCGCCGACAAAAACAGTGCCAAGGCGCTGTTGATCGACCCGGTTAAGGAGCATTTGGAGTATTACCTACAGCTGCTTGATGAGCTTGGGCTGATGCTGCAATACGCTATTGATACCCATGTTCACGCCGACCACGTAACCGCCCTAGGGGCGCTGAGGGATCGTACCGGCTGCCAGACCATAGTCGGCACTCACAGCACCATGCACTGTGCCGACCGTCATATCGACGATGGTGAATTCATCAACTGCGGCAACTTAGCACTGACGGCTATTTACACCCCCGGCCACACTAACGATTCATATTGTTTTTATTTGGATGAGCACGATGGCTATCTGTTTACCGGCGATACACTGCTTATTCGTGGCACCGGCAGAACGGATTTCCAACACGGCAGCAGCAAAGATTTATACCACAGTCTATTCAGCAAGCTACTGCCCTTGGGCGACGAGGTGACGGTCTATCCCGGACACGATTATAAGGGCTGGACCAAGACCACCATCGGCGAAGAGAGAAAACACAACCCACGTTTACAGGTCAGGGATTGGCAGGGGTTGGCCGCTATTCTCGACAACCTTAAACTGGCAGATCCCAAACTGATGGATATTGCCATACCGGCCAATCAGAGCTGCGGACAACCTTTGGGGCACTGA
- a CDS encoding NAD(P)H-hydrate dehydratase, with protein sequence MTMICQPQQLFTSEQTRQLDRLAIAAGTAGYTLMKRAGQSAFDLLRHRWPDATTLHILCGCGNNGGDGFAIASIAIQAGLTPVVYVVGDSAKIANEAALAFKAMQQQGIGYQPLTDDSRFDHGVIVDALLGTGLSGTVRPAFAAAIALINRSELPVLAIDVPSGLCGDSGQPLGAAVTADVTLSFIGAKRGLYQAGSQQWTGQRLFDDLSIPTTLYPQAGEAIELLDLEQLKKALPKRAADSNKGSHGHVLVVGGNHGYGGAALMAAEAALRAGAGLVSVATQAEHIAPYISRRPELMVSACDDTKKLSRLLAAATAVAIGPGLGQDDWSKACLRTVLASDKTLLLDADALNIIAADPRLLDHHTGQRIITPHPGEAGRLLNLTTAEVQADRDHRARQLSRRYGAVTVLKGASSLVAHDRQISLCPDGNPYMASGGMGDVLSGIIVSLVAQGLDSHQATKLGVSLHACAADYYVQQQGGHGMVATDVITAVTALLNRHK encoded by the coding sequence ATGACGATGATATGCCAACCGCAGCAACTGTTTACCAGCGAACAGACGCGCCAACTCGACCGCCTGGCCATAGCCGCAGGCACAGCTGGCTACACCTTGATGAAGCGCGCCGGACAATCAGCCTTCGACCTGCTGCGCCACCGCTGGCCCGACGCCACCACACTGCACATACTCTGCGGCTGCGGTAATAATGGCGGCGACGGTTTTGCCATCGCCAGCATTGCCATACAGGCCGGCCTCACTCCAGTCGTGTATGTCGTCGGCGACAGCGCTAAGATTGCTAACGAAGCCGCCCTCGCCTTTAAGGCCATGCAGCAACAAGGCATAGGCTATCAACCCCTTACCGATGACAGCCGATTTGATCACGGTGTTATTGTCGACGCCTTATTAGGCACCGGTTTGAGCGGAACGGTGCGCCCCGCGTTCGCCGCAGCCATTGCCCTGATTAACCGATCCGAGCTACCGGTCTTAGCCATCGATGTCCCCTCAGGGCTGTGCGGCGACAGCGGCCAGCCCCTCGGCGCTGCGGTCACCGCCGATGTCACCCTTTCATTCATTGGCGCCAAGCGTGGTTTGTATCAAGCGGGCAGCCAACAGTGGACGGGGCAGCGGCTATTCGATGACTTATCGATACCGACAACATTGTATCCACAGGCGGGGGAGGCTATCGAGCTGCTCGACCTCGAACAGCTGAAAAAAGCTCTGCCCAAACGCGCTGCCGACAGCAATAAAGGGAGTCACGGCCATGTGTTAGTCGTTGGCGGCAACCACGGCTATGGCGGCGCCGCCTTGATGGCCGCAGAAGCCGCGCTGCGAGCCGGCGCTGGGCTGGTCTCTGTGGCCACTCAAGCAGAGCATATCGCCCCCTATATCAGTCGACGACCAGAGTTAATGGTCTCAGCCTGTGACGATACCAAGAAGCTCTCCCGCTTACTCGCAGCGGCGACAGCCGTGGCCATTGGACCTGGTCTGGGACAGGATGACTGGTCAAAAGCCTGTCTTCGAACAGTCTTAGCCAGTGACAAAACATTACTGCTTGATGCCGACGCCTTGAACATCATTGCCGCCGACCCACGCTTACTCGATCACCACACCGGCCAACGTATAATCACCCCCCACCCTGGCGAAGCCGGTCGACTACTCAACCTCACCACCGCCGAAGTACAGGCTGACCGCGACCACAGAGCTCGGCAACTCAGCCGGCGCTATGGCGCAGTCACCGTGTTAAAAGGGGCTTCAAGCCTGGTTGCCCATGACCGGCAAATCAGTCTCTGCCCCGATGGCAACCCCTATATGGCCTCCGGCGGCATGGGCGATGTATTAAGCGGCATTATTGTGTCGCTGGTGGCTCAGGGTCTCGATAGCCACCAAGCCACCAAACTTGGCGTCAGCCTGCATGCCTGCGCCGCCGATTATTATGTCCAACAACAGGGTGGCCACGGCATGGTCGCCACCGACGTGATTACCGCTGTCACCGCCTTACTCAACAGGCACAAGTGA
- the groL gene encoding chaperonin GroEL (60 kDa chaperone family; promotes refolding of misfolded polypeptides especially under stressful conditions; forms two stacked rings of heptamers to form a barrel-shaped 14mer; ends can be capped by GroES; misfolded proteins enter the barrel where they are refolded when GroES binds) has protein sequence MMAKEVLFGDDARQKMLDGVNILANAVKTTLGPKGRNVVLDKAFGAPTVTKDGVSVAKEIELADKFENMGAQMVKSVASQASDVAGDGTTTATVLTQAIVNEGLKSVAAGMNPMDLKRGIDKAVAAAVEQIKASAEPCADTGAIAQVGTISANSDTHVGEIIAEAMGKVGKEGVITVEEGNGLENELDVVEGMQFDRGYLSPYFINNQESMSAEAESPFILLVDKKISNIRELLPILEQVAKTSRPLVIVAEDVEGEALATLVVNNMRGIVKVAACKAPGFGDRRKAMLQDIAILTGGTVISEEIGLDLEQAGLEVLGQAKRVTMDKENTVIVDGAGDAAAITARVNEVRVQIEATTSDYDREKLQERVAKLAGGVAVIKVGAATEIEMKEKKARVEDALHATRAAVEEGVVAGGGVALVRAAAAIAGLQGDNEDQNHGIAAALRAMEAPLRQIVANAGDEAAVVLDKVANGEGSFGYNAGTGVYGNMLEMGILDPAKVTRTALQAAGSVAGLMITTECMVADEPSEAGAGGMPDMGGMGGMGGMPGMM, from the coding sequence ATCATGGCTAAAGAAGTATTATTCGGTGACGACGCTCGTCAGAAGATGCTAGACGGCGTAAACATCCTGGCTAACGCCGTAAAGACAACCTTGGGGCCAAAGGGCCGTAACGTTGTATTAGACAAAGCCTTCGGCGCCCCTACCGTCACTAAAGACGGTGTCTCTGTGGCCAAGGAAATCGAACTGGCTGATAAGTTCGAAAACATGGGTGCACAGATGGTTAAGTCTGTTGCTTCTCAGGCCTCTGATGTTGCCGGTGACGGTACTACCACAGCGACTGTATTGACTCAGGCGATTGTGAACGAAGGCTTGAAGTCAGTTGCTGCCGGCATGAACCCAATGGATCTTAAACGCGGTATCGACAAAGCCGTTGCCGCTGCTGTTGAACAAATCAAAGCCTCTGCAGAGCCCTGTGCTGATACCGGTGCTATTGCTCAGGTTGGTACTATCTCTGCTAACAGCGATACCCACGTCGGTGAAATCATCGCCGAAGCCATGGGTAAGGTAGGTAAAGAAGGTGTTATCACCGTTGAAGAAGGTAACGGCCTAGAGAACGAACTCGACGTTGTTGAAGGTATGCAGTTCGATCGCGGCTACCTATCACCTTACTTCATCAACAACCAAGAGAGCATGAGCGCCGAGGCTGAAAGCCCGTTCATCCTATTGGTTGACAAGAAAATCTCAAACATCCGTGAGTTGCTACCGATTCTTGAGCAGGTTGCCAAGACTTCACGTCCGCTGGTTATTGTTGCTGAAGATGTTGAAGGCGAAGCGCTGGCAACATTGGTGGTTAACAACATGCGCGGCATCGTAAAAGTTGCAGCTTGTAAGGCACCGGGTTTCGGTGACCGTCGCAAGGCCATGTTGCAAGACATCGCCATCCTAACCGGTGGTACTGTGATCTCTGAAGAGATTGGTCTTGACCTTGAGCAGGCTGGCCTGGAAGTACTGGGTCAAGCTAAGCGTGTGACCATGGACAAAGAAAATACTGTCATTGTTGATGGCGCTGGCGATGCTGCTGCCATTACTGCCCGTGTTAACGAAGTCCGCGTACAAATCGAAGCGACCACTTCTGACTACGACCGCGAAAAGCTGCAAGAGCGTGTTGCCAAGCTGGCCGGTGGTGTTGCTGTGATCAAGGTTGGCGCTGCCACCGAAATCGAAATGAAAGAAAAGAAAGCCCGTGTTGAAGATGCACTACACGCAACCCGCGCTGCTGTTGAAGAGGGTGTTGTTGCCGGTGGTGGTGTTGCACTGGTGCGTGCCGCCGCTGCTATTGCTGGCCTGCAAGGTGATAACGAAGATCAGAACCACGGTATTGCCGCTGCTCTTCGCGCCATGGAAGCGCCACTGCGTCAGATCGTTGCCAACGCCGGTGACGAAGCTGCTGTTGTTCTCGACAAGGTGGCTAACGGCGAAGGTAGCTTCGGTTACAACGCTGGCACCGGTGTCTACGGCAACATGCTAGAAATGGGTATCCTCGATCCAGCCAAGGTAACACGTACTGCATTGCAGGCCGCGGGTTCGGTTGCTGGCCTGATGATTACCACCGAGTGCATGGTGGCTGATGAACCATCTGAAGCTGGTGCTGGCGGTATGCCAGACATGGGCGGCATGGGTGGCATGGGTGGCATGCCAGGCATGATGTAA
- a CDS encoding DUF938 domain-containing protein, with protein MVNKPVAEACLRNQQPIAEILQQYLGDQRCLLEIGSGTGQHAVYCAERLPQLQWQPTELAGNIAGIDLWRRDAGLDNILPPLILDLDQPWPQVAADNIFTANTVHFVSQASVDNLFAQAGQRLPVKGLLMIYGPFNQGHQYTSEGNRGLDQWLKTSVNPQAGIKDIGDITTLAAVNNLTLIARHTMPANNLMLVFRR; from the coding sequence ATGGTCAACAAACCCGTCGCCGAAGCCTGCCTGCGTAACCAGCAGCCGATTGCCGAGATTTTGCAGCAGTATCTTGGTGATCAGCGCTGCTTATTAGAAATCGGCAGTGGCACCGGGCAGCATGCGGTTTACTGTGCCGAGCGCCTGCCACAGTTGCAGTGGCAGCCGACGGAGCTGGCCGGCAATATTGCCGGTATCGATCTGTGGCGTCGGGATGCCGGGCTCGATAATATACTGCCACCGCTAATCCTCGATCTCGACCAGCCCTGGCCGCAGGTGGCGGCGGACAATATCTTTACCGCCAACACCGTGCACTTTGTGTCGCAGGCCAGTGTCGATAATTTGTTTGCCCAGGCCGGCCAGCGTTTGCCGGTGAAAGGCCTGCTGATGATTTATGGCCCGTTTAACCAGGGGCATCAATACACCAGCGAGGGAAATCGGGGGTTGGATCAGTGGCTGAAAACCTCGGTTAACCCGCAGGCAGGCATCAAGGATATCGGCGATATTACCACGCTGGCGGCGGTGAATAACCTTACTCTGATCGCCCGTCACACCATGCCGGCGAACAACTTGATGCTGGTGTTTCGTCGTTAA
- a CDS encoding GNAT family N-acetyltransferase, translating to MFNVIENVVSVDDFLRLRDISGLTPRPYDAAKRALPNSLFGVHITIDNQTVGMGRVVGDGALNFEVVDVAVEPSYQGKGLGRMIMQSIMDYLDRDAPKGAYITLMADVPALYEKFGFELSRPESEGMYIIK from the coding sequence TTGTTTAACGTAATCGAAAATGTAGTTTCTGTTGATGATTTCCTTCGGTTAAGGGATATTTCAGGGTTAACCCCACGCCCTTATGATGCGGCAAAACGAGCTTTGCCAAACAGCCTTTTTGGTGTTCATATTACGATTGATAATCAAACTGTAGGTATGGGGCGCGTCGTTGGTGATGGTGCACTGAATTTTGAAGTTGTGGATGTTGCTGTAGAGCCTAGCTATCAGGGAAAAGGACTTGGTCGAATGATAATGCAGAGTATTATGGATTACCTAGATCGTGATGCACCCAAGGGAGCATATATAACGTTAATGGCTGATGTGCCAGCGTTATACGAGAAATTTGGTTTTGAACTAAGTCGGCCTGAAAGTGAAGGAATGTATATAATCAAATAA